A single genomic interval of Mariprofundus sp. NF harbors:
- a CDS encoding glycosyltransferase family 4 protein, giving the protein MIPLKLVHIARHYGPVGGMERYVWELTRELALMGHQVTVLCEKLAADSPPQGVEVIELGLVHWRPRWLAHLRFSRKVSAWVAANPDSERIIHSHERTAVHHVTTFHGPPFAKVKSKPLWQRFSPRIAVNLWLERRELCGDQVRAVVPNSSLIANALLNYYPEINERLVEPVSPGVDIIPARPQRLVDEEGGVIGFVGKEWRRKGLDIAVEIVSELKKRRPALQFVVAGPDPEKVAHLFSDWSDGYQLLGPTDVAPLYASFDLLLHPARQEPYGMVIAEARAAGLPVLVSSACGICSELEPENIMNIGSGTLEWSHACEKLIGQPAEVVIHSWKAVAEEQLACYQRII; this is encoded by the coding sequence ATGATACCATTGAAACTGGTGCACATCGCACGTCACTATGGCCCCGTGGGTGGCATGGAACGTTATGTCTGGGAGCTGACCAGAGAGCTGGCTCTTATGGGTCATCAGGTCACTGTTCTCTGTGAAAAGCTCGCTGCAGATAGCCCCCCGCAAGGCGTCGAGGTTATTGAACTTGGGCTGGTACACTGGCGTCCCCGATGGCTGGCACATCTGCGTTTCTCCAGAAAGGTTTCGGCTTGGGTCGCCGCCAACCCTGATTCTGAACGCATTATTCACAGCCATGAACGCACGGCAGTTCACCATGTCACCACCTTTCATGGCCCCCCCTTTGCCAAAGTAAAATCTAAACCTCTGTGGCAACGCTTCTCACCACGCATTGCTGTAAATCTCTGGCTGGAGAGGCGAGAGCTGTGTGGAGATCAGGTCAGAGCAGTGGTTCCTAACTCTTCACTCATCGCCAATGCGCTACTCAACTACTACCCCGAGATCAATGAAAGGCTGGTTGAGCCGGTCAGCCCCGGTGTCGATATTATCCCGGCCAGACCACAACGTCTGGTGGATGAAGAGGGTGGTGTAATCGGATTTGTCGGCAAGGAGTGGCGGCGAAAAGGTCTGGATATTGCCGTCGAAATCGTCAGTGAGCTGAAGAAGAGACGCCCTGCCCTGCAGTTTGTTGTGGCAGGCCCTGATCCTGAAAAGGTGGCTCACCTGTTCAGTGACTGGTCAGATGGTTACCAGCTACTTGGGCCAACCGATGTTGCGCCATTGTATGCCAGCTTCGATCTGCTGCTGCATCCGGCCCGTCAGGAGCCTTACGGCATGGTCATTGCCGAAGCCCGTGCTGCCGGTCTGCCTGTGCTTGTCTCATCCGCCTGTGGCATCTGCAGTGAACTGGAGCCCGAAAATATCATGAACATCGGCTCAGGCACACTGGAGTGGTCACATGCCTGTGAAAAACTGATCGGCCAACCAGCTGAAGTGGTCATACATAGCTGGAAAGCAGTGGCAGAAGAGCAACTGGCCTGCTACCAACGGATTATTTAA